TCTACACCTCGTGGTGGGCGAACAGGTGCCCAAATACCTGGCCTTGGCTGCGCCCGAGCCCCTCGCTCGCGGCTTGGCTCCCGCGGTGACGGTGATCGGTGTGATTGGTCGCCCGTTGGTGGCGGTGCTCGACGGAGCCGCCAACGCCGTGGTACGTCGCCTGGGAGTGATCCCGCGGACCGACCTCGACCCGTCGCGGACGCTCGACGAAATCGGGGACCTGATTCGAACCTCGGCCGACGAGACGCTGGATCCCGACGACGTGGCCTTGCTGACGCGCTCGGTTCGGCTGGCCGACAAGGTGGCCGCCGAAGTACTTGTGCCGCGACTCGACGTCCACTCGCTGGACGTCTCAGCGGTGGGCGCCGACCTGTTGGCCGAGGCGGAACGAACGGGCTGTTCCAGGTTCCCGGTGATCGACGGCGATCTCGACCATGTGGTGGGCATCGTCCACGTGAAGGCGCTGTTGACCATTGCCCGCGACTCGCGAGATCGGGTGCCGGTCGCCGAACTGATGGCACCGGCGCTGGCTGTCCCAGAGACTCGGGCGCTCGATGGCCTCATGGACGACTTCCGGGCGGCGCGCAGCGCCCTGGCTGTCGTGGTCGACGAGCATGGAGGAACCGCTGGCCTGGTGACCGAGGAAGATGTGGTCGAGGAACTCATCGGTGAGATCGACGATGACCTGCTGGACCTCACCGGAAAGTCGGCGCCACTTCCGCGAACCCAGGTAGACGGCCCCGGCAACATCGTGGTCTCAGGACGGCTGGGCCCCGACGACGTATACGAGGCCACGGGATTCGCCATCCCCGATGGCCCGTACGAAACTTTGGCCGGGTACGTCCTCCATCGGCTGGGGCGGATCCCCGAGCCCACGGCGAGGATCGACCACGAGGGTTGGCGCATCGAGGTCCTGGCTGTCGACGGTCGCCGGATCGAAACGCTCAGAATGGTGGCCCCCGCGCCGTCGCCGCCCGAGACTGAGGCCGAACCGGGGAGTCACCGATGGTGACCGCGCTGGCGTTGTGCAGTGTCCTGCTCCTCGTCGCCGTCAACGCTCTCTTCGTGGCGACGGAGTTCGCGCTGGTGGCTGCTCGACCGACGGTGTTGGCCGACGCGGCAGAGGGCGGATCGCGAGCGGCATCCCGGGCGCTCCGGGCCCGGCGGGACCTCCGTCTGCAGATGTCGGGTGCCCAGTTGGGAATCACGGCCAGCAGCATCGCCCTCGGGGTGCTCGCCGAGCCGGCGATCGGCGGCCTGCTGGAAAATCTGTTCTCAGCGGTCGCGGTCCCCGAGGAAGCGGCCGACACGGCGTCTTGGGTGGCAGCGATCGGCCTGGCAGCCGTGATCCAGATGTTGTTCGGCGAGTTGGTACCCAAGAACCTGGCCATTGCGGCTCCCGAACGCACGCTCCGGTGGACGGTGACCCTGCATGCAGCATTTGTCTCTCTGGCCAAACCTGCGGTAGTGGCCCTCGATCGGATGTCGGCGCTACTCATCCGCCCATTCGGCCTGACGGCCGTCGACGAGGTCCACCGTGCGGTAGGGGCCCCGGAGCTCACGTCAATGCTGGATGCGTCACGGCGCGAGGGCCTCATCGACGGGTTCGAACACGATCTCCTGTCGGGAGCGTTGGACCTAGGGCAGCGGACAGTGGCATCGGTGATGGTGCCCCGGTCCGAAGTAGCGACGGTCGACCGTTGGGCCCCGGTCCACGAGGTAGAACGCGTATTGGCCTCCTCGGGCCACAGTCGGCTGCCGTTAACCGGCCCAGATGGTGGCTTGGTGGGCCTGGTGCACGCCCGATCGGTGCTACGCCTACCGGTCGGAGCGGCCGACGACACCCTGACCACCGAGGAGGTCAGGACGATGGCCGTCCTGTCGCCCGACCAACCGCTGGACGAGGTACTCCATCTTCTGCAGCGAGAACGGATCCGTCTTGCTGCCGTGATCGGCACGGAGGGCTGGATTGGGATCGTGTCCCTGGAGGACGTCTTGGAGGAACTCGTCGGAGACATCCGCGATGAGACCGACGGGTATTCGGCTGGTGAAATCGATCCCAGCACGATGAGCACGTGAGTAGCCACGGTCGGTGGTCACCGGTCCATCAGGCATCGGAAGCCCGCCGGTAGGATTTCGGGGTGCATCGCCGCCTTGGCATGACCGTCGTGCTCGCCGGGCTGGTCACCGCCCTCCTTTCGACCGCTGTTCAGGCCGCGCCCCCCGCGGGCCGATCGGATCCCGCCGGTTCGGGTAGTGCCTCGAAATCGGTGGCTTTCACCAGCGACCCATCCCAGGATCTGGTCATCGACCGAGCCACCGGCCTGCTACCGCTTATCTCGGCAGCATCCGATGTGCTTCCCCTCGCCTTGGACGGCATCGCCGCCGCCGAACGACGACTCCGAGCCATGATCGATCTGCTGGTCAGCGCCCGGCAACGCCACCGTTCGGCGGTCCGGGCGTTCGCGGACGCCAACCGACTGGTCGCCGACAACGTGCGGGATGCGGCTCAGTTGCAGTCGGGTTATGGCGACGTCCTCGCCGGCATCTCCGCCACCGAACGTGCCCGCCTCGAACGCGACGCCAAAGGCCGACGCAACCGCTCGTCAGTGGTTCGTCAGGCGACGTCGTCGGACTGGGTTTGCCCGGTCGAAGGTCGCGTCAAATTTTATGATTCTTGGGGCGAGCGAAGGTCGGGAAACCGTCGCCATGAGGGCGTGGACCTAGTGAGCTTCAGGAACGCCCCGATCCTTGCACCGGTGGATGGTGTGGTCACCCACCGGTGGGACACCATCGGTGGCTGGTCCTTTGACCTGGTGGCCGGGGATGGCGACTACTACTTCGGAACCCACATGTCGGGATTTGGAAAAGTCGGTGAGGTCCGGGCCGGAGAGGTGATCGGATTTATGGGAGACACCGGCAACGCCGAGGGCGTGCACCTGCATTTTGAATACCACCCGGGTGGTCGTGAAAACGCCGTGAATGCCTACCCGATCGTGGATTCCCGCTGCAGCAACCGGACGCCCATGGACACGTCTCTCTACGACTGAGGCCCTACGAACTCAGGCGCCGATGGCGTGGTAACCGCCATCCACGTGGACTATCGACCCGGTAGTCGCCGGGAACCAGTCCGACAGGAGCGCCACGCACGCCCGAGC
This genomic stretch from Acidimicrobiales bacterium harbors:
- a CDS encoding M23 family metallopeptidase; protein product: MHRRLGMTVVLAGLVTALLSTAVQAAPPAGRSDPAGSGSASKSVAFTSDPSQDLVIDRATGLLPLISAASDVLPLALDGIAAAERRLRAMIDLLVSARQRHRSAVRAFADANRLVADNVRDAAQLQSGYGDVLAGISATERARLERDAKGRRNRSSVVRQATSSDWVCPVEGRVKFYDSWGERRSGNRRHEGVDLVSFRNAPILAPVDGVVTHRWDTIGGWSFDLVAGDGDYYFGTHMSGFGKVGEVRAGEVIGFMGDTGNAEGVHLHFEYHPGGRENAVNAYPIVDSRCSNRTPMDTSLYD
- a CDS encoding hemolysin family protein translates to MVTALALCSVLLLVAVNALFVATEFALVAARPTVLADAAEGGSRAASRALRARRDLRLQMSGAQLGITASSIALGVLAEPAIGGLLENLFSAVAVPEEAADTASWVAAIGLAAVIQMLFGELVPKNLAIAAPERTLRWTVTLHAAFVSLAKPAVVALDRMSALLIRPFGLTAVDEVHRAVGAPELTSMLDASRREGLIDGFEHDLLSGALDLGQRTVASVMVPRSEVATVDRWAPVHEVERVLASSGHSRLPLTGPDGGLVGLVHARSVLRLPVGAADDTLTTEEVRTMAVLSPDQPLDEVLHLLQRERIRLAAVIGTEGWIGIVSLEDVLEELVGDIRDETDGYSAGEIDPSTMST
- a CDS encoding hemolysin family protein; its protein translation is MSTSTGLMAIAALLIINAFFVAAEFSLVAVDRARIEAAATDGDPGARRVRALLHRLTSHLSGAQFGITLSALLLGFVAEPTVARILTGDDHPTGASVVVAILVATCLHLVVGEQVPKYLALAAPEPLARGLAPAVTVIGVIGRPLVAVLDGAANAVVRRLGVIPRTDLDPSRTLDEIGDLIRTSADETLDPDDVALLTRSVRLADKVAAEVLVPRLDVHSLDVSAVGADLLAEAERTGCSRFPVIDGDLDHVVGIVHVKALLTIARDSRDRVPVAELMAPALAVPETRALDGLMDDFRAARSALAVVVDEHGGTAGLVTEEDVVEELIGEIDDDLLDLTGKSAPLPRTQVDGPGNIVVSGRLGPDDVYEATGFAIPDGPYETLAGYVLHRLGRIPEPTARIDHEGWRIEVLAVDGRRIETLRMVAPAPSPPETEAEPGSHRW